A stretch of Myxococcus hansupus DNA encodes these proteins:
- a CDS encoding DivIVA domain-containing protein, whose translation MKITPLDIRQKRFETALRGFSRREVEAYLELIAGEFEEVVKENIALKEEVKRTQFKVEQHQERERTLQETMVTAQRISEDLKDAAKKEAEIIIADAEHQAEKIVHGAHQRLVQVVEDINELKRQRTQFESQVRSVLEAHQKLLETFKSPTFADRDYARVEDNVAYLSQKKANADS comes from the coding sequence CGAAACGGCCCTGCGCGGCTTCTCCCGCCGTGAGGTGGAGGCCTACCTCGAGCTCATCGCTGGCGAATTCGAGGAGGTGGTGAAGGAGAACATCGCGCTCAAGGAGGAAGTGAAGCGCACCCAGTTCAAGGTCGAACAGCACCAGGAACGGGAACGCACCCTCCAGGAGACGATGGTCACCGCCCAGCGCATCAGCGAGGACCTGAAGGACGCCGCGAAGAAGGAAGCGGAAATCATCATCGCGGACGCCGAACATCAGGCGGAGAAGATTGTCCACGGCGCCCACCAGCGGCTGGTGCAGGTGGTGGAGGACATCAACGAGCTGAAGCGCCAGCGCACCCAGTTCGAGTCGCAGGTCCGCTCGGTGCTGGAGGCGCACCAGAAGCTGCTGGAGACCTTCAAGAGCCCCACGTTCGCGGACCGCGACTACGCGCGCGTCGAGGACAACGTGGCGTACCTGTCCCAGAAGAAGGCCAACGCCGACTCCTGA
- a CDS encoding peptidase MA family metallohydrolase — protein sequence MRHLLVLLLLLAAPLARAQEPGGAHGTHAHDVVYDAALVPLTPPPVVSGELTTKRFRILHTAAATGAAHELSRHIEGVRDTFGTILGKDWPGVTEIRLGVGRSEFEALALPGGKPPGWAVALAYPVHQIILLDALSLNAPDGQQTLRHELAHVALGQLAPQWPRWFQEGVAQNVTGERYSITHYGALFRAVTQERVFHFEHLDRAWPDVPSDVEIAYAQSAAFVAHLSAKFGPLAMAALVEGVARGEPFETAFGKAFRTSLLVEETDWREGLAARYGWLPLTTSSALVWLGASFLCVAAYARRRQQRAAKLAEMAAQDAAEDATLRLLAAQAAAANAQAEASLASTTDATWPDWPAGPPGAEGHEPAHESDAALAEGAAADFPGDLDDEEGPHGRPPKPTLH from the coding sequence ATGCGCCACCTGCTTGTTCTGCTCCTGCTGCTGGCCGCCCCGCTCGCCCGGGCGCAAGAGCCCGGCGGCGCCCACGGCACCCACGCGCATGACGTGGTGTACGACGCCGCGCTGGTGCCGCTCACGCCCCCGCCCGTCGTCAGCGGCGAACTCACGACGAAGCGCTTCCGCATCCTCCACACGGCCGCCGCCACTGGCGCCGCGCACGAGCTGTCCCGTCACATCGAAGGCGTCCGGGACACCTTTGGCACCATCCTGGGCAAGGACTGGCCGGGGGTGACGGAGATTCGCCTGGGCGTGGGCCGCTCGGAGTTCGAGGCCCTGGCGCTGCCCGGCGGCAAGCCTCCCGGCTGGGCCGTGGCCCTGGCCTACCCCGTCCACCAAATCATCCTCCTGGACGCGCTCAGCCTGAATGCCCCGGACGGACAGCAGACGCTGCGCCATGAGCTGGCCCACGTCGCGCTGGGGCAACTGGCCCCGCAGTGGCCCCGCTGGTTCCAGGAGGGCGTGGCCCAGAACGTCACCGGGGAGCGGTACTCCATCACGCACTACGGCGCCCTCTTCCGCGCCGTGACACAGGAGCGCGTCTTCCACTTCGAGCACCTGGACCGGGCCTGGCCGGATGTCCCCTCCGACGTGGAGATTGCCTACGCGCAGAGCGCCGCCTTCGTGGCGCACCTGTCCGCGAAGTTCGGCCCGCTGGCCATGGCCGCGCTCGTGGAGGGCGTGGCGCGCGGCGAGCCCTTCGAAACCGCCTTCGGCAAGGCCTTCCGCACCTCGCTGCTGGTGGAGGAGACGGATTGGCGGGAAGGCCTGGCCGCGCGCTACGGCTGGCTGCCGCTCACCACCAGCTCCGCGCTGGTGTGGCTGGGCGCCTCCTTCCTCTGCGTGGCCGCCTACGCCCGCCGCCGCCAGCAGCGCGCCGCGAAGCTGGCGGAGATGGCCGCCCAGGACGCCGCCGAGGACGCCACCCTGCGCCTGCTGGCCGCCCAGGCCGCGGCGGCCAACGCCCAGGCCGAGGCGTCGCTGGCCAGCACCACGGACGCGACGTGGCCGGACTGGCCCGCGGGTCCTCCGGGCGCGGAGGGCCACGAGCCCGCGCACGAGTCCGACGCCGCGCTCGCGGAGGGTGCGGCAGCCGACTTCCCAGGGGACCTGGACGACGAGGAAGGCCCCCACGGCCGCCCGCCCAAGCCCACGCTGCACTGA